CCTGAGGGGGGGACAATCTGTCCCTCCTCAAGCTGTTCAACATTCCTGGACATGtctcagattttctttttctatcatGGATTTGAGCCACTTTAAGTAGAAAAACAGGCTAACTGTATTGTAAGGAAACAGAGATGAGAACAAGGCAGGGACGGGGCTTCATAGACTGTATTATCTCGTGACGTGAGGGATGTATTTCCATTTAGTAGTGGTTTGTAAGATCTGCAATAATGACAGGAGGTCACCAACAGCAATTCCTCTACCTTCCTTTACAAAATGGATAACCATTTGAAATAACTGTagtcattctcagacataaatatgTGTTCATTTAATTTGGTGTTTGTGTGTCGTGAAAGTAAACTGTGGTGACTAAGTGAAATATTGTGCCTAGTAAAATAACCCCCTCCCATGTAAAACCACACAGCCATCTTTGGCAAACCAAACAGAATTTCTTCACTTTTTATGTCTTTGATGGTAATATTTGGCTGTGTTTTCTTTTACATATTTAGttcccttaatttttttctctccaaacGGTCTGAAATGACTGAGACCTTTTAACTTTGGAGgtgtttttccgttttttttattttttttcttttaaatgcttttttgtACTATATTGTAGCCAGAAAAGGCAAAGGTATTTGAAGATAGATCTAAACCTCCACAAAGTTTGTCAGTCAGAGGATTTTGCATATGATTGCAATTTAGCGGTACTCCAAAAAGAGGCTACGTTATAGAGGTTTTGATATATTTAAGGTCAAGTGAATTGTAAATACTTTTACTATGAACTGTTTGGCTATAGACATTTAAGTTATAAACTACAGGTTTTATCAGTCCAGCAGTTCTTCATGTTAGCACATCCCACGCAGAACATTTAGTTACATAAGGTTCATTAGGCTGTTCTCCACAGAGGCCGTACCAGAGCAGAACACTTTctaaaatgcattttttaacCGGAGGAACTCCAGTTGATACAGGCAGTATGTCttcaataaaagacaataaaataagTTGCCAAGTTACATTGCAGAgagaaaaaggctatttccatGTTAATGCAACAATAGAAAATGAGAACTAAAGTTCAAAATGTAGTAGATTCTTAATTTGCATTGTCTGACtttacataatgaaaaataaaccaTACAACAATCTTTGGTCAAAGGGGACTGAAAGCATATACTTTTTACTACTTGTTTGCAAAAGTACTGTCTTTTTAAATTGCCTTCCTACCAAACAGTTCAGCCTAGTATATGTATTTCTCTCTATAATTACTTTGGTAAATATTTTTCAATTTGATTGAAATCCTTCTGATTAGATGTTTACCCGAACACTAAATGAAGAAGGAGAATGAATCAGAATGAAGTTTTTATTGTCCCTGATAGGTAAATTGTGAGaaatccaataaaaaaaaaataaaataaaatgattttcCAAATGTAATGTAACCTTTTTTGTGCTAAAATGTTTGTTTATTCAGTAGAAGAAGATTAGTGCTTTGAAGACAAAACATACTCTTAGTTCTGAGACAAGGAAAAGAGTGAGTGTTTCACTGTGAATGAAAATCCCAGTCCATGACTGCTGGGAGGTTGTCCTAGCTGATTTAGGGGTTTGGGAAATCATTAGGATcaatcaggaattaatatgttTAACAAGCCATTACTATTTTTAAAATCTTCAAGAAAGCGTCTGTTTAAGACCAGTTTTGTGTTGCTGTCACCATGTTTTTATCCCTTGGATGTTCATCATATCACTTTGGATGTGGATTTGGATTTTGATGTGGTTGGCTTCAAAACTTAATTCTAATCAATTGGTTTGATCTTTACCAGACTGGGGATGAAAGTAAAGACACCACTTAAGTGTTATTAATCACATTGTATCAAATGCTGTAAATCTTCCCTCCTAATCCTGCAGACCTCTGTAGTGCGTCTGGGTCCAAGCCCCTGAAGCCACAGCGATCGCTTCCAGGGACACCTGTCTCTTTCTCACATTACCCAGGCGACCTGCGGAAATCCATGGAGGAAAAGTACAAAGAGATTGCAGAGGTGAGAACTCAAAAATCCACCAGCAGTGGAACTGAAATGCTGCAATCTTCTAATGACATTTGACCTCACTGATACAGTTGCTGTTGATGCAGGTTATTTATCGAATCAATTAAACATCACAGTTTAAATCCTCTgctactgtattttatttttaatttcataCCTGAAAGTATGAATTAGTACGTTTCTGAATCCCTTCTCTAAGTATAAATGAGTGTAATCAGTGGATTCGTACTGCCTTTTGCTCGTTGcctgaaagaagaaaatgtGTGTGACTGTCTGTTTTCTGCGGGTAAATGTAACACACAGTTTTGTTTGTGTAATTCATCTATATAGCCGTGTGtgtgcagggccgccgcaaggggtgtgcgaaccgtgcgaccgcacggggcctcgcgccccagggggcctcgcgctatgggccgttttttttttttttttttttttaattttttttttttttttcaaaatttttttttttcgttttttaccttataaatatcaacagacacgttccattacagacctaaatgtgtactagtctgtgcatatcaataaatatatgtgcaatgatgcgcgtgtctgtcgttcaatacaactgatcagaccaagcgcagacacaagctgctctgatccagacggtggagttggaacaaactgtcacacaatgtcgagggAACGGGatagattcaggaaatttctatcaggggatgaaaaaagaaaaaaactaaagaaaatggaagagtttaatgcctctctgaaaggctcgtttgataaatttgttacaaaaatcaccgatccgaccgggtctcaagcagccgcggggccccgcgtcgaggcaagtcaaatgatgatgaggcatgGGAAGGTatgcagtattttgctaattggagagttaaaattgtgtatatagacacccgatccgacccgaaaaacccaaaaattcccccccagccatttcgcacagggcctcgcaaatctcccaggcggctctgtgtgtgtgtgacatgtTGACAtggtttttctgttttatgACACCATAAACTGTACAACTTATGCTTGAACCAGGAGCTGTTCACACGCAGCATGGGGGAGAGCGAGATGCGAAGCGCCCCGTATGAATTCCCGGAGGACAGCCCGATTGAACAGCTGGAAGAGCGACGGCACCGCCTGGAGAGGCAGATCAGTCAGGACATTAAGTGAGGAAATGCAGAAATATCCCATCTAGACCTCATCTAGACTCCAACCAAGTGTCTACATGACCACAGACAGACACAGCGCTCCCCCTTCCTCTGTCctcctttagaaaaaaaaagatgttttcacGCATACATGCTTATCAGCTTCTAACATGCAAGCGTGTGGGCTAAACAATCTCAGCAATCAGTTCAGTGAGCTGCCCAGAATTCAACACCTGCTCTGGCAGTACATCTTCAACTACATAAACACGCATCACACAGACGGTTCCCAAGGTTGATGCTAACTGCACCACTAAGCCAATCGTTCGGTGGTTGTCTGGCACACCCTCCGCGAGCCCCTGTTTACCAATCAGGGTGTACTGTTGCTAAATGATTACATTGTCTttatatgtgtctgtgtgtgagtgagagtgCTTGTTGGAGCGCGGGCTTGTGCTTGGAAGTGGTGTCTTTCCTTTTGTGTGCCTAATTTCTTCTCACTACCTCTGCTGTCTGTCTGCCCCTGCCTTGCCCACGCTATCGTGCGCCGCTGCATATCACCCCAAGGCTTGAGCCAGAGATCTTGGTCCGTGCCAAACAGGACTTCATGAAAATCGACAGTGCTGCAGACCTAGAGTGAGTGAGCTCTGCCTCAGGATGCATGTTTTGTTTATTAGTCAACTCTGTTTTGCTTGCTTGTAGTCTGAAAAATATGCATGACAACTAATCACCTGTGAATTTGATAGGTATCCTTAGTACTTAGTAGTTATTAGTGCCTAATATAAATGGTTTAGGAACTCAGCTTTATTGCAAATAATTCTCTCCAGAACAATTGATGGATATTGTCAGCCTATTGACTGCATCTCCCTTCTGCTGGTTGATCAGTAGATTTACAGGTTTACAAGTGGGCTTTTTAACTTGATTCTCACCCTTAAAAGGAGTCTCTTTCATCTTAgagaaaagtcttttttttttttattgtattgctgAATTTGGTTCCTCCCCCTGAATTAATCTTCCTGAGATTCCTGAGTTATTTTAACAGCTCTTGCCACTCAGCAGCTTTTTGGATTAGCTAGTAAGGTTGATCATTTATAAGTGTATTTTTTACTGTCTGCTACTCATGTGTGGTGGTTTGAAAGGTAGTTGTGAAGTACTCGCATTAAGTTCATATTTGCAGTGAAAGTAAAACTATTTTTGAGCCTCAGAATTCTAAACCACACATGTCAGAGCTTCAAGAAATATGATATGAAttgtaaatattttatattaaagtTAAAAATTGTTGGTCTTTTAACGTGTCTCTAAAATTTGCATGATGACAGCACACGTGAGCTCCTGCAGTGCTTAGGGTTTTATTCCaacaactgttttttttacttttactttggcagatacttttttttttttttactttgctcTGTTCTATCATTTAAAGGCTAAAACAGAAATTTGATTACATAAATCTTGAAATAATTtctaagactttttttttcttaagaaatgAAGAATTTGCAAGCTGCTTACATAGTGAGCTGCAACATTGAGGTCACTGATTGAATGAAGACTGATTGAATCAGTCCTAGATCTGTTACTATATGGTGATGAGGGTAAACTCTCCTTGGGGACCAAAATGAAGTGAGTAACAGCAGTTTTGAGTTGGAGCATTTGCAGCATAATGGCTATTAATGGAGCCCAGAAGGAAAGTGGTGAGAATAGATTCCTATTTTAAGGTTCTGACGAGAGTAAGAAGTGTATAAAAAGAACTGTTTGTACAGGGATGTCCTTCCCATTTGCGGCTACTACAGACGCCTGTGTCAGACGCCTGTAGGCGGCCTGGTTTGATGAACTATGTCTTTTTTATATCATGTGGCTGTCCAAGTGTTTATGCATAGTCTAACTTGGGAAATGATGGTGGCAGGATGCACTTTTATATGCTCTGTGTCGTTTTCTGGTGAGAAACATGCTGATACCATCATAAGTATTGCTGCAGGCCATGCACATGGCAGCAGTAATCCTAAATGCCAGTCGCTTCTATTAGCAAAATAACGCACCCTTCCACATTGCAAGAAATGTTCAGGAGTTTGAGGAGCATGATCAAGAGTTTTAGGTGTTGACATGGTCGCCATACTAAAGTTTATATTTAAAGAAGCTTCTCAAGGATGTGCTGACATCTTGGTGTCTGACTTAAGGTTCTACAGACAGTTTACACAATGTTGTGAAACCCATGATTGAGCTGATCAGAAGTGTTTTACACCACAAAGTGTCCTATTAGACATGTGGTTTTAAACTGATGAGTGACTGCCCCGCACACCAAGTTAAAAATCATATCGTGGAATTAGCtgtgttatttgtttttaatttttttgaggCACTGTTGGCCTTTTATTAGTAAAGAAataatggagagagagagagagacaggaatgaTAGAGAGCAAAGTCAGGATTTGAGCCCGGTCCTCAACAACGAGGACTTAAACTTCTGTATCTAGGACCCCAGAGATCACTGTTTAGCCTTGTGGAGGTGTCGTTCGACTAACTAAAGCACTGATAAAAAGAGGTTCCCAAAAGAAATGTCTGTTATCACTGCTCACAGATAGAGAGTCAGGTTGTGCCAAGGTCTTTTACTCACTGCTATCCTTCTTTGGAGCACatatttcttgtgtttatttcaacTTTGAGGTGCCTGCTCAACCAGATGAGCTATGTGGCATCTCTACTTCCGTATTGACCTGGATATAAGACGACCTTGCTTATATGATACCCCCCTATTTTACAAGACAcatctttaaaacaaaaaaacagggcAAGTGCTGGGTGAGATAGTCCGTATGTGTTAAAAAGTATTTTGTCTATACACAGTGTtgtaatgtaaaaatgtaatggTCTAGGTTTTTAAAAGTAAAGGTCCTAACATAGGATGGCCCATCATCTTCAGATATTTTCAAAgggtaaaacaaacaaaaataaaccaccCATCTTATATTTGGATCCCTACGGTATTGATTCACAATCAGGGAGCACCATCAGTGTCAGTATAAGAAGGTTGGCAATTCACAATACATATTGTGAAGCTTAGAGATCTTGTTTGAAGAGTTTTCCTCAAGACTCCAGGCTAAATGTTCCATCTTGCATGCAAAAGATGCATATGAAATATGATATACAGTTTATATACTTTTACTGTATGTCTGAACCATGTTGTAAACTTTtccattttatatttattaaaaacatcCAAATGGTATAAATATAGGAAAGTATCACAAAAATCATTAAAGAGAGTATTAAATGTAGGCTTTCCAAACAGACTTTTTAAACAATGAGCTGCACTAACAACTGACACAGCCATAGCTTAATTACTAGaaacttatttatttaatttttttaacttttaattaATGTCTTTTTAACCTCCTGCTTTCCATCTCTGTGTGTCAATAGTCCAATGGTATCTTCCCACTCTGTTTTCAAATGTGTCTGTGCCTGTAATCCCATAAGGTTAATGAAGGACAAAAGCCTGGACTTTGTTGACCTTTCCTTTAAGGAGGGGGCGATGCCGGTCGAAAGAGAGTACCTGCGAGTCTCAATCTCTGGAGACGAAAAGTGTGGGGTGAGAATCTAAAACAAGATCCCAAACCAGATGAATGTTTAAGGAAGTGCACAAAATAATTGCATTCATTTGCATTTGTTTATACTTTCAAATTGTCACATTTGCAGGTGCCCTTCACTGACCTGGTAGACGCTGCCAAGTGTGTGGTGAAGGCATTATTCATACGGGAGAagtacataaacctgtccatgCAGAATTTCTGCAAGACTACAGCTCACGCCTTACAGGAGCTCGGGACAACGCCTCTGAATATGAGGGTCTATGATGATAAACTAGAGACCCCTGTAGATGCTGGTATGGCAGGCACACATCCAGTTAGAAATATACTCATTAGTCTGACAGAACCAcacatgttttttgtgtttgatcATTGTCAGTTAATATATTAATAAGTTACAGAGATAGTACTTATGGCACGGGAAGGAGTGATGACTATATCACAAACCTGgacaggtttttaccatctgtaTCTAACATGAGGTGATAAAACCTTTTTCTTTAGTCTTAAAGGGATTTGGAAATCCTTTGTTCAGCTGTTGAAGGAATTTTGAAGGAATTATTGCTTTAACCCTGTTTAAATTGTCATGAGGTGGGATTAAAGTTATATGGCTGTAGAAGGGCAAATTGCGACATACAGATGCAACTAATGTGAATGAATTTGTCAGTACCCGAAGAAAAGTTTCTATTTCTGTGGGATGTTTTTAGGGATTATAGTGACATCATTAATAATTTTAGCAGTAGCGGCTTGCATGACCAAAATTGAtggttgtttttacattttcaaaagGCTTCGCTGGCTTTAAAGATGAGTAGAGTATTATATATGTCAGTGTTTAGACAGCGAGAATTGCACTGAAAACatgattgaaaaaaaatacaactaaaACAATTGTCcttaaaaagacacaaaaattttgtagtatttatttttaacaataaattatttacaaatactttttttcatgttaaacAGTCAGTTATAAGTCAATAATAAGTCAAAGCTAGAGTGTATGAGAACACTTTTAATcacattttgataaaaatgtacatgagcGTTTAAAACGCCACCTTAAGAACTTTATTTGGTGAGAAGAAAGATTGACGAGTGTCAAACCTCCCTTGTTCCCAGATGCTCCGGTCCATCCACCTGTTTCAGAGACGCACCCTTATGACAATCAGGATATTAAGAACATGCCACCAGACACAGGATATGGCTGCAAGATGGTTGATGGTGTAGTCCATGTCtacaacaagaacaacaatatGGACAAGTAAAGTGTTAATCATAACGATACAGTAAAGTAtttttatatgactgtaaataaTTGTGAGCTGTTGTACTTTTCAGAAGCACAGAACTTGATCTGATGTATCCTGACCTGAAGGAATATATTGCAGACATGAATGTGATGATGTCTCTTATTATCAATGGGCCAGTGTGAGTTTGATTTTTATGTAATTCAATCAATTCAACCTTTAGTTGCTGAGTGTTTGGTCTGAATAAAAGGCGCCTCTTTTATTTTGTGTATGTAGGAAATCCTTCTGCTACCGTCGCCTGCAGTATCTAAGCTCTAAATTTCAGATGCACATCCTCCTGAATGAGATGAAGGAGCTGGCAGCCCAAAAGAAAGTTCCTCATAGAGATTTCTACAACATAAGAAAGGTGGGAACTAACAAAAACCTTTTTCCAAATGTTGCGTACCATGGCTCTTTCATGAAGGAATTATGTAAAAAAACagtacaatatttttttaaattttttttgtaaGGGCATGTaaagttatgtttttttattactattattttatgAATATTTGTGCATTTTAGCAAATTACTGATGTGTCTATGCCTGTGGACAACCATTTCACAAATAAATGAGAACAAgcttaaacagtttttttcctgttgagattatttgtttttttttgtctagaaAGAatcaaaaagatgtaaaaaaaaaaaaaaaccaaagtcagtcagtcagtttaTCATGGATTTATGTATTCAGCTAAAAAACACCCTTAAATGACAGTTTTACTCTGTGAATTCACACACGGATGTAAAAATGTGCATATAAAATAGTTTAATGATAAAACCTTAACCATAGACTGTAGAGGTCTAAAGAGAATCGCTGGTCTTAACAGGAAAATAATTCCCATTTTTGTTGGTGTTGCTCTGCTGGCCTCTGTTCTTACTCTAGgtggacacacacatacatgcgtCGTCCTGCATGAACCAGAAGCACCTGCTGCGATTCATCAAGAGAGCCATGAAGAAATACCCTGGAGAGATTGTTCATGTTGAACATGGACGTGGTCAGACCCTCAAAGATGTTTTTGAGACCATGAACCTGACAGCCTACGACCTGAGTGTAGACACACTTGACATGCATGCGGTGAGACGTAGGAGTACATAGAGGAGATACATTTGAGATCGTATAATGTGTACCTCATTTTCTAtcaatacaaataatatttttcttgtgttgtgtttttttaggACCGTAACACATTTCATCGGTTCGATAAGTTCAATGCCAAATACAACCCCATCGGAGAATCCATCCTCAGAGAGATTTTCATCAAGACTGACAACCACATTAAAGGAAAATACTTTGGACATATAGTTAAGGTGTGACATAATTTCTTTGTGAAGCACTTACCTCATTGGAATGATTCTTGAATACACACACTAAACCTGGTTTGTGTCTGCTGCCTCTCTTTGTCCAGGAGGTGATGTATGACTTGGAGGAGAGCAAGTACCAGAACTCGGAGCTGCGACTCTCCATCTACGGCCGCTCCCGGGATGAATGGGACAGTCTGGCTCACTGGGCCGTCGAACACAGAGTTTACTCTGATAATGTGCGCTGGCTCATCCAGGTGCCCCGTCTATTGTAAGTTCCCCTGCAAACCTGTTTAATATTAAAGCTGAGATGAGCTGCACTGACTAAGCTCAGAACAGTCTGTTTAA
This genomic window from Cololabis saira isolate AMF1-May2022 chromosome 8, fColSai1.1, whole genome shotgun sequence contains:
- the LOC133448501 gene encoding AMP deaminase 2-like isoform X5, which translates into the protein MPVEREYLRVSISGDEKCGVPFTDLVDAAKCVVKALFIREKYINLSMQNFCKTTAHALQELGTTPLNMRVYDDKLETPVDADAPVHPPVSETHPYDNQDIKNMPPDTGYGCKMVDGVVHVYNKNNNMDKSTELDLMYPDLKEYIADMNVMMSLIINGPVKSFCYRRLQYLSSKFQMHILLNEMKELAAQKKVPHRDFYNIRKVDTHIHASSCMNQKHLLRFIKRAMKKYPGEIVHVEHGRGQTLKDVFETMNLTAYDLSVDTLDMHADRNTFHRFDKFNAKYNPIGESILREIFIKTDNHIKGKYFGHIVKEVMYDLEESKYQNSELRLSIYGRSRDEWDSLAHWAVEHRVYSDNVRWLIQVPRLFDVYHTKKQLGNFQEMLENIFLPLFEVTINPSSHPDLHLFLEHVVGFDSVDDESKPEHHIFNLDSPLPADWTEVDNPPYSYYLYYTYANMTVLNQLRRQRGFHTFVLRPHCGEAGPIHHLVSGFMLSENISHGLLLRKAPVLQYLYYLAQVGIAMSPLSNNSLFLSYHRNPLPEYLSRGLIVSLSTDDPLQFHFTKEPLMEEYSIATQVWKLSSCDMCELARNSVLMSGFSHKAKSYWLGPSYFKEGPESNDIRRTNVPDIRVGYRSETLTEELHLITHAVRTEELDTNDEEDSLTMGPLTGPR
- the LOC133448501 gene encoding AMP deaminase 2-like isoform X2, giving the protein MSSSSSSANDGQGKSKPKSPLHKRGSLQSTTSPDLCSASGSKPLKPQRSLPGTPVSFSHYPGDLRKSMEEKYKEIAEELFTRSMGESEMRSAPYEFPEDSPIEQLEERRHRLERQISQDIKLMKDKSLDFVDLSFKEGAMPVEREYLRVSISGDEKCGVPFTDLVDAAKCVVKALFIREKYINLSMQNFCKTTAHALQELGTTPLNMRVYDDKLETPVDADAPVHPPVSETHPYDNQDIKNMPPDTGYGCKMVDGVVHVYNKNNNMDKSTELDLMYPDLKEYIADMNVMMSLIINGPVKSFCYRRLQYLSSKFQMHILLNEMKELAAQKKVPHRDFYNIRKVDTHIHASSCMNQKHLLRFIKRAMKKYPGEIVHVEHGRGQTLKDVFETMNLTAYDLSVDTLDMHADRNTFHRFDKFNAKYNPIGESILREIFIKTDNHIKGKYFGHIVKEVMYDLEESKYQNSELRLSIYGRSRDEWDSLAHWAVEHRVYSDNVRWLIQVPRLFDVYHTKKQLGNFQEMLENIFLPLFEVTINPSSHPDLHLFLEHVVGFDSVDDESKPEHHIFNLDSPLPADWTEVDNPPYSYYLYYTYANMTVLNQLRRQRGFHTFVLRPHCGEAGPIHHLVSGFMLSENISHGLLLRKAPVLQYLYYLAQVGIAMSPLSNNSLFLSYHRNPLPEYLSRGLIVSLSTDDPLQFHFTKEPLMEEYSIATQVWKLSSCDMCELARNSVLMSGFSHKAKSYWLGPSYFKEGPESNDIRRTNVPDIRVGYRSETLTEELHLITHAVRTEELDTNDEEDSLTMGPLTGPR
- the LOC133448501 gene encoding AMP deaminase 2-like isoform X3; its protein translation is MSKDLCSASGSKPLKPQRSLPGTPVSFSHYPGDLRKSMEEKYKEIAEELFTRSMGESEMRSAPYEFPEDSPIEQLEERRHRLERQISQDIKLEPEILVRAKQDFMKIDSAADLELMKDKSLDFVDLSFKEGAMPVEREYLRVSISGDEKCGVPFTDLVDAAKCVVKALFIREKYINLSMQNFCKTTAHALQELGTTPLNMRVYDDKLETPVDADAPVHPPVSETHPYDNQDIKNMPPDTGYGCKMVDGVVHVYNKNNNMDKSTELDLMYPDLKEYIADMNVMMSLIINGPVKSFCYRRLQYLSSKFQMHILLNEMKELAAQKKVPHRDFYNIRKVDTHIHASSCMNQKHLLRFIKRAMKKYPGEIVHVEHGRGQTLKDVFETMNLTAYDLSVDTLDMHADRNTFHRFDKFNAKYNPIGESILREIFIKTDNHIKGKYFGHIVKEVMYDLEESKYQNSELRLSIYGRSRDEWDSLAHWAVEHRVYSDNVRWLIQVPRLFDVYHTKKQLGNFQEMLENIFLPLFEVTINPSSHPDLHLFLEHVVGFDSVDDESKPEHHIFNLDSPLPADWTEVDNPPYSYYLYYTYANMTVLNQLRRQRGFHTFVLRPHCGEAGPIHHLVSGFMLSENISHGLLLRKAPVLQYLYYLAQVGIAMSPLSNNSLFLSYHRNPLPEYLSRGLIVSLSTDDPLQFHFTKEPLMEEYSIATQVWKLSSCDMCELARNSVLMSGFSHKAKSYWLGPSYFKEGPESNDIRRTNVPDIRVGYRSETLTEELHLITHAVRTEELDTNDEEDSLTMGPLTGPR
- the LOC133448501 gene encoding AMP deaminase 2-like isoform X4, producing the protein MEEKYKEIAEELFTRSMGESEMRSAPYEFPEDSPIEQLEERRHRLERQISQDIKLEPEILVRAKQDFMKIDSAADLELMKDKSLDFVDLSFKEGAMPVEREYLRVSISGDEKCGVPFTDLVDAAKCVVKALFIREKYINLSMQNFCKTTAHALQELGTTPLNMRVYDDKLETPVDADAPVHPPVSETHPYDNQDIKNMPPDTGYGCKMVDGVVHVYNKNNNMDKSTELDLMYPDLKEYIADMNVMMSLIINGPVKSFCYRRLQYLSSKFQMHILLNEMKELAAQKKVPHRDFYNIRKVDTHIHASSCMNQKHLLRFIKRAMKKYPGEIVHVEHGRGQTLKDVFETMNLTAYDLSVDTLDMHADRNTFHRFDKFNAKYNPIGESILREIFIKTDNHIKGKYFGHIVKEVMYDLEESKYQNSELRLSIYGRSRDEWDSLAHWAVEHRVYSDNVRWLIQVPRLFDVYHTKKQLGNFQEMLENIFLPLFEVTINPSSHPDLHLFLEHVVGFDSVDDESKPEHHIFNLDSPLPADWTEVDNPPYSYYLYYTYANMTVLNQLRRQRGFHTFVLRPHCGEAGPIHHLVSGFMLSENISHGLLLRKAPVLQYLYYLAQVGIAMSPLSNNSLFLSYHRNPLPEYLSRGLIVSLSTDDPLQFHFTKEPLMEEYSIATQVWKLSSCDMCELARNSVLMSGFSHKAKSYWLGPSYFKEGPESNDIRRTNVPDIRVGYRSETLTEELHLITHAVRTEELDTNDEEDSLTMGPLTGPR
- the LOC133448501 gene encoding AMP deaminase 2-like isoform X1, which translates into the protein MSSSSSSANDGQGKSKPKSPLHKRGSLQSTTSPDLCSASGSKPLKPQRSLPGTPVSFSHYPGDLRKSMEEKYKEIAEELFTRSMGESEMRSAPYEFPEDSPIEQLEERRHRLERQISQDIKLEPEILVRAKQDFMKIDSAADLELMKDKSLDFVDLSFKEGAMPVEREYLRVSISGDEKCGVPFTDLVDAAKCVVKALFIREKYINLSMQNFCKTTAHALQELGTTPLNMRVYDDKLETPVDADAPVHPPVSETHPYDNQDIKNMPPDTGYGCKMVDGVVHVYNKNNNMDKSTELDLMYPDLKEYIADMNVMMSLIINGPVKSFCYRRLQYLSSKFQMHILLNEMKELAAQKKVPHRDFYNIRKVDTHIHASSCMNQKHLLRFIKRAMKKYPGEIVHVEHGRGQTLKDVFETMNLTAYDLSVDTLDMHADRNTFHRFDKFNAKYNPIGESILREIFIKTDNHIKGKYFGHIVKEVMYDLEESKYQNSELRLSIYGRSRDEWDSLAHWAVEHRVYSDNVRWLIQVPRLFDVYHTKKQLGNFQEMLENIFLPLFEVTINPSSHPDLHLFLEHVVGFDSVDDESKPEHHIFNLDSPLPADWTEVDNPPYSYYLYYTYANMTVLNQLRRQRGFHTFVLRPHCGEAGPIHHLVSGFMLSENISHGLLLRKAPVLQYLYYLAQVGIAMSPLSNNSLFLSYHRNPLPEYLSRGLIVSLSTDDPLQFHFTKEPLMEEYSIATQVWKLSSCDMCELARNSVLMSGFSHKAKSYWLGPSYFKEGPESNDIRRTNVPDIRVGYRSETLTEELHLITHAVRTEELDTNDEEDSLTMGPLTGPR